One genomic region from Salvia hispanica cultivar TCC Black 2014 chromosome 2, UniMelb_Shisp_WGS_1.0, whole genome shotgun sequence encodes:
- the LOC125208203 gene encoding ankyrin repeat-containing protein At2g01680-like: MAEKKLYDAARIGDVATLQQLLQTNQHLLDVVSFPCLKNVLHIAINQGQEGIVEEVLKINPELALELDSKNASSLHLAAARGNVGIAKRLLAIAPEMCWWQDGHDMNPLHVAAMKGNEAVLEEMLQLDILPATVRLHRGQIVLHLCVKHRQLRTLMVLVAKLDNLVNAKDDDGETLLHFAVMVNQLEIVEYLKENTKLEKLTKNSTGKTALDILNESFRYTSTYTKMKKILKKYSYQSIFQHLPRYTEMTMVAAVLIATMAFQAAVSPPGGVWQDDTKDETTGLITRHAGFAVMATKHPKTYKNFIAANVLSFISSTIAILLLSTAGSSDRWLFVSVSTCFVWVSMAAIGATYGASLVMTNPNMVEFAFRNVVFIVLSIFVPVIYYLFISKVMGKRVDKIKPNCVNVRVDQ; the protein is encoded by the exons atggcagaAAAGAAACTGTACGATGCTGCAAGAATTGGAGATGTAGCAACACTCCAACAACTCCTCCAAACAAATCAACATCTTCTTGATGTAGTCTCATTCCCATGTCTCAAAAACGTGTTGCACATTGCAATAAATCAGGGACAAGAAGGCATCGTGGAAGAGGTGCTGAAGATCAACCCGGAGCTTGCTCTCGAGCTCGACTCCAAGAACGCGTCGTCTCTCCACCTCGCAGCTGCAAGAGGGAACGTGGGGATCGCGAAGAGACTGCTAGCGATAGCCCCGGAGATGTGCTGGTGGCAAGACGGACATGATATGAACCCGCTTCATGTTGCGGCCATGAAGGGGAATGAGGCGGTGCTGGAGGAGATGCTTCAGCTGGACATTCTTCCGGCCACGGTGAGGCTGCATCGCGGACAGATTGTGTTGCACTTGTGCGTGAAACATCGTCAGCTTCGGACGTTGATGGTTTTGGTGGCTAAGTTGGACAACTTAGTGAATGCAAAGGACGATGATGGGGAGACATTATTGCATTTTGCTGTTATGGTTAATCAACTTGAG ATTGTAGAATACTTGAAGGAAAATACCAAACTAGAGAAGCTGACAAAGAATTCTACTGGCAAAACAGCATTGGATATCTTGAACGAAAGCTTTCGATACACAAGTACAtacacaaaaatgaaaaaaatcctcaaaaaatattcttatcaGTCCATATTCCAACACTTGCCTCGGTACACTGAGATGACGATGGTCGCGGCCGTCCTGATAGCGACCATGGCGTTCCAGGCGGCCGTGAGCCCCCCAGGCGGCGTATGGCAAGACGACACGAAAGACGAAACAACCGGCCTCATAACACGCCATGCTGGCTTTGCGGTCATGGCTACTAAACATCCCAAAACATACAAAAACTTCATTGCTGCTAACGTTTTGTCGTTCATTTCGTCTACCATCGCAATCTTGTTGCTCTCCACAGCCGGCTCGTCGGACCGGTGGCTTTTCGTGTCAGTCTCGACGTGTTTTGTGTGGGTTTCGATGGCCGCTATCGGAGCTACTTATGGAGCTTCCTTGGTCATGACCAATCCTAATATGGTAGAATTTGCATTTCGCAACGTTGTTTTTATAGTACTCTCTATATTCGTTCCAGTCATATATTATCTATTCATCTCTAAGGTAATGGGGAAAAGGGTTGACAAGATCAAGCCCAACTGTGTCAATGTGAGGGTTGATCAGTAA